From a region of the Daphnia pulicaria isolate SC F1-1A chromosome 1, SC_F0-13Bv2, whole genome shotgun sequence genome:
- the LOC124320815 gene encoding thioredoxin domain-containing protein 17-like — MVQKLKAEGYQEFQTVLKDIENKSKEIFILFSGSKDTTGHSWCPDCVEAEPVIEKALESAPEDAIFVYVGVGDRSFWKDPDCVFRTDSKTKLTCIPTLLQWGTNKRLLDNQCNNLDTVLMMFED; from the exons ATGGTTCAAAAGTTAAAAGCTGAAGGATATCAGGAATTCCAAACTGTATTAAAagatattgaaaacaaatcaaaggaaattttcaTCCTTTTCTCGGGCTCCAAGGATACAACAG GTCACAGCTGGTGTCCTGACTGTGTTGAAG CTGAACCTGTCATCGAGAAAGCTTTAGAAAGTGCTCCagaagatgcaatttttgtgtatgTTGGTGTTGGTGATAGATCCTT TTGGAAGGACCCTGATTGTGTGTTCCGAACTGATAGCAAGACCAAATTAACTTGTATCCCAACACTACTTCAGTGGGGGACAAACAAGAGGCTACTTGACAACCAATGCAACAATCTTGATACTGTTCTTATGATGTTTGAggattaa
- the LOC124321224 gene encoding U6 snRNA phosphodiesterase-like — protein sequence MDMIAAAYGCESDEEDSDPWASSRVSAKRTIGRDEEFSSRPFKKVPNRLPAPKLITHEEPDEVVDDPSQHGNRIRSFPHERGNWASFIYLPWEGDSNFVNSVDLITQCYQNYGIELQICNDFHISLTKTFILRHHWIEGFVNSVKKQLNGISRPFQLLGTNVLSVYTNEERNRTFLAINIEDPSGMLNVLTQKMDSCMIEYQLPTFYKEACHHVSIAWCVGDKKEELEKIAAGLKLEIEQTACNMAEVRCKIGNLVKRL from the exons ATGGATATGATTGCTGCTGCCTATGGATGTGAAAGTGACGAAGAAGATTCAGATCCCTGGGCTTCCTCCCGAGTGTCTGCGAAGCGGACAATCGGAAGAGATGAAGAATTTTCCAGCAGGCCTTTCAAGAAAGTCCCTAACAGATTGCCTGCACCCAA GCTTATCACACATGAAGAGCCAGATGAAGTTGTTGATGACCCATCTCAGCACGGAAATAGAATTAGAAGTTTCCCACATGAAAGAGGAAATTGGgcatcatttatttatttgcctt GGGAAGGAGACTCTAACTTTGTGAATTCAGTTGACTTAATCACCCAATGTTACCAGAACTATGGAATTGAACTCCAAATTTGTAATGATTTCCATATAAGtttaacaaaaacatttattttacggCATCATTGGattgaaggttttgtcaatTCTGTTAAAAAACAACTAAATGGTATCTCAAG GCCTTTTCAATTACTAGGTACCAATGTACTGTCGGTTTAcacaaatgaagaaagaaacagaACTTTTCTTG CCATTAATATTGAAGATCCTTCCGGAATGCTGAATGTTTTAACCCAAAAAATGGACTCTTGTATGATTGAATACCAACTTCCTACATTttacaag gaaGCCTGTCATCACGTGAGTATTGCGTGGTGTGTCGgcgacaaaaaagaagagctcGAAAAGATTGCAGCTGgtttaaaacttgaaatagaGCAAACTGCGTGTAATATGGCTGAAGTGAGATGCAAAATCGGAAACTTAGTAAAGCGACTGTGA
- the LOC124321226 gene encoding uncharacterized protein LOC124321226 isoform X2 yields MDNLYIALNKEFEIPIDNLEVYLEKTCAVAAERPLDEKIIRILKKLSALLWQRYQISRGECSELQCTLSEELLLNSERLRTLTILRRDEKKYQERLQKNSWLLERVRERGRTHIRIAREAQDLKRYVEEQKETIVQLKKDINRLKKKCGRQNRPSSQNYRVG; encoded by the exons ATGGATAATCTGTACATCGCGCTcaacaaagaatttgaaattcctATCGACAACCTCGAAGTTTATCTCGAAAAAACATGTGCCGTAGCCGCTGAAAGACCGCTGGACGAAAAAATCATCCGTATCCTAAAGAAACTATCTGCGTTGCTCTGGCAGCGTTATCAAATAAGTCGT gGAGAATGTTCTGAATTACAGTGCACGCTTTCCGAG GAGCTCCTTTTAAATTCAGAAAGACTTCGCACCTTAACTATCCTTCGCCGTGATGAAAAGAAATATCAGGAAAGGCTCCAGAAGAATTCGTGGCTACTG GAAAGGGTGCGCGAACGTGGCAGAACCCACATTCGAATCGCTAGAGAAGCTCAAGATCTGAAACGTTACGTAGAAGAACAAAAGGAGACAATTgttcaattaaaaaaggatattaatcgcttaaaaaagaaatgcgggAGGCAGAATCGCCCTTCCTCCCAAAATTACCGAGTTGGTTAG
- the LOC124321226 gene encoding uncharacterized protein LOC124321226 isoform X1, translated as MNVGKSTMDNLYIALNKEFEIPIDNLEVYLEKTCAVAAERPLDEKIIRILKKLSALLWQRYQISRGECSELQCTLSEELLLNSERLRTLTILRRDEKKYQERLQKNSWLLERVRERGRTHIRIAREAQDLKRYVEEQKETIVQLKKDINRLKKKCGRQNRPSSQNYRVG; from the exons ATGAATGTTGGCAAA AGTACGATGGATAATCTGTACATCGCGCTcaacaaagaatttgaaattcctATCGACAACCTCGAAGTTTATCTCGAAAAAACATGTGCCGTAGCCGCTGAAAGACCGCTGGACGAAAAAATCATCCGTATCCTAAAGAAACTATCTGCGTTGCTCTGGCAGCGTTATCAAATAAGTCGT gGAGAATGTTCTGAATTACAGTGCACGCTTTCCGAG GAGCTCCTTTTAAATTCAGAAAGACTTCGCACCTTAACTATCCTTCGCCGTGATGAAAAGAAATATCAGGAAAGGCTCCAGAAGAATTCGTGGCTACTG GAAAGGGTGCGCGAACGTGGCAGAACCCACATTCGAATCGCTAGAGAAGCTCAAGATCTGAAACGTTACGTAGAAGAACAAAAGGAGACAATTgttcaattaaaaaaggatattaatcgcttaaaaaagaaatgcgggAGGCAGAATCGCCCTTCCTCCCAAAATTACCGAGTTGGTTAG
- the LOC124321223 gene encoding palmitoyltransferase ZDHHC3-like — MPLFRKDPCGIICIFMTYLAVFYADYVVVRWIVIQTLHNSLWGAFHAVAFNSIILLLTFSHLRTVFSDPGIVPLPQSKLDFAELHTGTHKEPSGKDEYTVCARCETYRPPRAHHCRICQRCVRRMDHHCPWVNNCIGQYNQKYFLQFLFYVGILSAYAVFLVVFSWIQDCEDCHKDKLITQTRILHSIILVVESGLFGLFVTAIMCDQLQAIFGDETAVEQAKQQGPFRPRKPRLALLTEVCGRGSPVFWVFPCQSPPKDLDFISGYDV, encoded by the exons atgcctctatttcgCAAGGATCCCTGTGGAATTATTTGCATTTTCATGACATATTTGGCTGTGTTTTACGCAGACTATGTTGTTGTGAGATGGATTGTTATTCAAACTCTTCACAACAG tttaTGGGGAGCTTTTCATGCAGTTGCATTCAACTCCATAATTTTACTTCTCACCTTCTCTCACTTGCGGACAGTGTTTTCAGACCCTGGCATTGTCCCTCTTCCGCAGAGCAAACTAGATTTTGCTGAACTTCACACAG gGACACATAAGGAACCATCAGGAAAAGATGAGTACACTGTTTGCGCACGATGTGAAACGTACCG TCCTCCCAGAGCTCATCACTgtag gatttGCCAGAGATGTGTGCGCAGAATGGATCATCATTGCCCCTGGGTGAATAACTGTATCG GTCAATACAACCAGAAATACTTCCTTCAATTCCTGTTTTATGTGGGAATATTGTCCGCCTATGCCGTCTTTCTAGTAGTTTTTTCCTGGATTCAAGATTGTGAAGATTGTCATAAGGACAAATTAATAACCCAGACAAGAAT ATTGCACTCAATCATACTCGTGGTTGAAAGTGGGCTGTTTGGATTGTTTGTGACAGCGATAATGTGTGATCAGCTGCAGGCTATTTTTGGCGACGAGACGGCCGTTGAACAAGCAAAACAACAAGGGCCATTCAG GCCAAGAAAACCTCGACTAGCATTGCTAACAGAAGTGTGTGGTCGGGGAAGTCCAGTTTTCTGGGTATTTCCTTGTCAGTCACCACCCAAAGATTTAGATTTCATATCAGGATACGATGTCTAA
- the LOC124321225 gene encoding uncharacterized protein LOC124321225 isoform X1, protein MKAVFYYLSSLLVFAASVMPNTSLRDTETLQDSSASAQSLLKMGTMSMTDKDSSMMSSSSEDGQQVTNIGDKSDEVSDTSELPGFNLSLFPTASIFGANPMFQKLQESLRVIRDQLNTLWSLNEDSYPSFDIPDNYVNSTSYSKLVNGTLVTVNETIYKLTNQDGIQSFYHTKAISIYPDNDTDSTLHKQHVITHEKETRIDNSAMRDSGNSAEEVDIEIENSTEIHA, encoded by the exons atgaaagcggTGTTCTATTATCTTTCTTCGCTACTTGTTTTTGCAGCCTCCGTCATGCCCAACACATCATTAAGAG ATACTGAGACTCTACAGGATTCTAGTGCATCAGCGCAGTCATTACTGAAGATGGGAACTATGAGTATGACTGACAAGGATTCCTCGATGATGTCGTCCAGCAGCGAGGATGGCCAACAAGTGACCAACATTGGTGACAAAAGTGATGAAGTTAGTGATACTTCTGAACTTCCAGGGTTTAATTTGTCACTATTTCCTACCGCTTCAATTTTTGGCGCCAATCCGatgtttcaaaaattacaag AATCACTGCGGGTAATTCGCGATCAACTCAACACCCTGTGGAGTTTAAATGAAGATAGTTATCCTTCATTTGATATTCCAGATAACTACGTTAACAGCACCTCCTATTCCAAA CTTGTTAACGGTACGCTGGTTACTGTTAACGAAACCATTTATAAG TTGACAAACCAGGATGGCATACAGTCCTTTTACCACACTAAAGCGATATCGATATACCCAGATAACGACACAGATTCTACTCTTCACAAACAGCATGTTATTACTCACGAGAAGGAAACCAGGATAGACAACTCAGCTATGCGAGATTCGGGTAATTCTGCTGAAGAGGTCGACattgaaatagaaaattcaACCGAGATTCATGCATGA
- the LOC124321225 gene encoding uncharacterized protein LOC124321225 isoform X2, translated as MPNTSLRDTETLQDSSASAQSLLKMGTMSMTDKDSSMMSSSSEDGQQVTNIGDKSDEVSDTSELPGFNLSLFPTASIFGANPMFQKLQESLRVIRDQLNTLWSLNEDSYPSFDIPDNYVNSTSYSKLVNGTLVTVNETIYKLTNQDGIQSFYHTKAISIYPDNDTDSTLHKQHVITHEKETRIDNSAMRDSGNSAEEVDIEIENSTEIHA; from the exons ATGCCCAACACATCATTAAGAG ATACTGAGACTCTACAGGATTCTAGTGCATCAGCGCAGTCATTACTGAAGATGGGAACTATGAGTATGACTGACAAGGATTCCTCGATGATGTCGTCCAGCAGCGAGGATGGCCAACAAGTGACCAACATTGGTGACAAAAGTGATGAAGTTAGTGATACTTCTGAACTTCCAGGGTTTAATTTGTCACTATTTCCTACCGCTTCAATTTTTGGCGCCAATCCGatgtttcaaaaattacaag AATCACTGCGGGTAATTCGCGATCAACTCAACACCCTGTGGAGTTTAAATGAAGATAGTTATCCTTCATTTGATATTCCAGATAACTACGTTAACAGCACCTCCTATTCCAAA CTTGTTAACGGTACGCTGGTTACTGTTAACGAAACCATTTATAAG TTGACAAACCAGGATGGCATACAGTCCTTTTACCACACTAAAGCGATATCGATATACCCAGATAACGACACAGATTCTACTCTTCACAAACAGCATGTTATTACTCACGAGAAGGAAACCAGGATAGACAACTCAGCTATGCGAGATTCGGGTAATTCTGCTGAAGAGGTCGACattgaaatagaaaattcaACCGAGATTCATGCATGA